In Vigna radiata var. radiata cultivar VC1973A chromosome 3, Vradiata_ver6, whole genome shotgun sequence, the following proteins share a genomic window:
- the LOC111241388 gene encoding probable inactive protein kinase DDB_G0270444: MNMMQIAKCLGKVDLFVVHKVSEPDFVENENENEILYLCQGPAESGEGSGFEAAAEENEEVEKQCVVDEVGDKLDTHDEVEVVEVEVEAVEEVEVEEVEVEEVGAVVAEEVEEVGAVEAEEVGAVVAEEVEEVEVESLDEIQNSSEEEVEVDEVQNSSXEEVEVDEVQVQNNSEDSDEDYMVEDIGRGLSDDDSEAMVDYKWEVGTIFNDKEDFKEAIRNYAIHTGRDLKFVKNDKRRVRVRCMGAQKKCPWVAYLGYLPSRKIWQLRKILDTHACSKQLNIKMMNSKWLSHEVDKVLHDNPTIKVQDIRNKALRKWNTKVSISKARRSKLMATNEREGDFKEQFRRIHATDMRC, from the coding sequence ATGAATATGATGCAAATAGCTAAATGTTTGGGGAAAGTGGATTTATTTGTTGTGCATAAAGTCAGCGAACCAGACTTCGTGgaaaatgagaatgagaatgaaattctttacctttgCCAAGGGCCTGCAGAGAGTGGTGAGGGTAGTGGGTTTGAGGCTGCTGCAGAGGAAAATGAGGAGGTTGAGAAACAGTGCGTGGTGGACGAAGTTGGTGATAAGTTGGACACACATGATGAAGTGGAGGtagtggaggtggaggtggaggcagTTGAGGAAGTTGAGGTGGAGGaagtggaggtggaggaagtAGGTGCAGTGGTGGCAGAGGAAGTGGAGGAAGTTGGTGCAGTGGAGGCGGAGGAAGTAGGTGCAGTGGTGGCGGAGGAAGTGGAGGAAGTTGAAGTGGAGTCTTTGGATGAAATACAAAATAGTAGTGAGGAAGAAGTGGAAGTGGATGAAGTACAAAATAGTAGTNAGGAAGAAGTGGAAGTGGATGAAGTGCAAGTGCAAAACAATAGTGAGGATAGTGATGAAGATTACATGGTTGAAGATATTGGAAGGGGGTTGTCTGATGATGATTCTGAGGCAATGGTAGATTACAAATGGGAAGTTGGtactatttttaatgataagGAGGATTTTAAGGAAGCAATTAGAAACTATGCTATTCATACTGGGAGGGATCTTAAGTTTGTAAAGAATGATAAGCGTAGGGTTCGGGTGAGATGCATGGGTGCGCAAAAAAAGTGCCCATGGGTAGCTTACTTAGGATATTTGCCATCAAGAAAGATTTGGCAGTTAAGGAAGATTCTTGATACCCATGCTTGCAGCAAACAACtaaacattaaaatgatgaatagtAAGTGGTTGAGTCATGAAGTAGATAAGGTGTTGCATGATAATCCAACTATAAAGGTTCAAGATATACGTAATAAAGCACTAAGGAAATGGAACACCAAGGTATCAATTTCCAAAGCAAGAAGGTCCAAGTTAATGGCAACAAATGAACGTGAAGGAGATTTTAAAGAGCAATTTAGAAGGATTCATGCTACGGACATGAGGTGTTGA
- the LOC111241397 gene encoding uncharacterized protein LOC111241397, whose amino-acid sequence MVMPSLKEFTYGKLLTAVGRDPNDQMLPIAYAGLVHVIEELLPKAEQRFCIRHLYANFRKQFSGQILKNLMWSAATSTHPQSWEREMLNMRAVNEEAYKYLIGIPPRFWSRSRFTAQASCDSLDNNISECFNSVLIHARGKPIITLLEDIRLYLMKRWATNRMKVASMDFNVCPKIKKRLTKECQLSRYWIPSWSARRIFEVRHVSAVGNKFTVDLDTHECSCRKWMISGIPCCHAVAAMHYINLDPDTFIPTWFMKSTYEETCIHHLSYEWPPPMGKYKLSLCTVTG is encoded by the exons ATGGTGATGCCGTCTTTGAAAGAATTTACGTAT GGCAAGTTGCTTACAGCAGTTGGTAGGGATCCAAATGACCAAATGCTTCCCATAGCATATGCA GGGTTGGTACATGTTATTGAAGAGCTTTTGCCTAAGGCAGAGCAAAGATTCTGCATCAGGCACCTTTATGCTAACTTCAGGAAGCAGTTTAGTGGTCAAATATTGAAGAACTTGATGTGGAGTGCTGCAACAAGCACGCACCCCCAGTCTTGGGAGAGAGAGATGTTGAATATGAGAGCAGTGAATGAGGAAGCTTATAAATACCTCATAGGTATTCCCCCAAG GTTTTGGTCAAGATCTAGATTCACAGCTCAAGCAAGTTGTGATAGTCTAGATAACAACATCAGTGAATGTTTCAACAGTGTCCTTATTCATGCTAGAGGAAAACCAATAATCACATTGCTGGAAGATATTAGACTGTATTTGATGAAAAGGTGGGCCACGAACAGAATGAAGGTCGCATCTATGGATTTCAATGTGTGTCCAAAGATCAAGAAGAGGCTAACAAAGGAATGTCAATTGTCTAGATATTGGATCCCAAG ctGGTCCGCAAGAAGGATTTTTGAGGTTAGGCATGTTTCAGCTGTTGGGAACAAGTTCACAGTGGACTTGGATACTCATGAATGTAGCTGCAGGAAATGGATGATCAGTGGCATCCCATGTTGCCATGCAGTAGCAGCGATGCACTACATAAATTTAGACCCAGACACTTTTATACCAACTTGGTTCATGAAATCCACATACGAAGAGACATGCATCCATCATTTATCCTATGAATGGCCACCTCCTATGGGAAAATACAAGCTTTCCTTATGTACTGTCACCGGTTAA
- the LOC111241387 gene encoding uncharacterized protein LOC111241387, giving the protein MASSQSGCSCSKTTGKGASHSSQGAVSRGVGITPICHCGDFAVLKVAKTAKNAGRQFWACRHYKGAFTSGMSCNFFKWCGEENADDRDGTNVRQSNKRTTDIESIVKELQRKMKFLVGVVVVLIVLNIIILGLCLG; this is encoded by the exons ATGGCTTCTTCACAAAGTGGTTGTTCTTGTTCGAAGACAACGGGCAAAGGAGCTTCGCATTCATCACAGGGTGCTGTTTCGAGGGGTGTTGGGATAACCCCTATTTGCCACTGTGGTGATTTTGCTGTACTGAAAGTTGCGAAAACTGCAAAGAATGCTGGGAGGCAATTTTGGGCATGTCGTCATTATAAG gGTGCATTTACAAGTGGGATGTCATGTAACTTTTTCAAGTGGTGTGGTGAAGAGAACGCTGATGATAGAGATGGTACAAATGTGAGGCAAAGCAACAAGAGGACCACTGATATCGAAAGTATTGTGAAAGAGTTGCAGAGAAAGATGAAGTTCTTAGTTGGAGTTGTGGTTGTTCTTATTGTGCTTAACATCATCATATTGGGGCTGTGTTTAGGTTGA